A part of Jiangella alba genomic DNA contains:
- a CDS encoding ABC transporter ATP-binding protein yields MSLPTTIPSGAPGAVLAPAVRAVGLTKLHGSGDTAVRALDAVDVAFAAGRFTAIMGPSGSGKSTLVHCLAGLDTATSGRALLGDTDLTALDDTELTLLRRERLGFVFQAFNLLPTLDAEANVLLPLKLAGKRPDRRWFAEIIDVLDIGDRLRHRPSELSGGQQQRVAVARALINRPEVIFADEPTGNLDSRSGGEVLAILRTSVRELGRTVVMVTHDPVAASSADRVVMLADGHVAGEIADPTPDAVIDGLRRLGG; encoded by the coding sequence GTGAGCCTGCCTACCACGATTCCCTCCGGCGCCCCGGGCGCCGTCCTCGCGCCGGCGGTCCGCGCCGTCGGCCTGACCAAGCTGCACGGCAGCGGCGACACCGCCGTCCGCGCCCTCGACGCCGTCGACGTCGCGTTCGCGGCCGGGCGGTTCACCGCGATCATGGGACCGTCCGGGTCCGGCAAGTCGACGCTCGTGCACTGCCTGGCCGGGCTGGACACCGCGACGTCGGGCCGGGCGCTGCTCGGCGACACCGATCTCACTGCGCTCGACGACACCGAGCTGACGCTGCTGCGGCGCGAGCGGCTGGGCTTCGTCTTCCAGGCGTTCAACCTGCTGCCGACGCTGGACGCGGAGGCCAACGTGCTGCTGCCGCTGAAGCTGGCCGGCAAGCGGCCGGACCGGCGCTGGTTCGCCGAGATCATCGACGTGCTCGACATCGGCGACCGGCTGCGGCACCGGCCGAGTGAGCTGTCCGGCGGCCAGCAGCAGCGGGTCGCCGTCGCCCGGGCGCTGATCAACCGGCCCGAGGTGATCTTCGCCGACGAGCCCACCGGCAACCTGGACTCCCGGTCCGGCGGCGAGGTGCTGGCGATCCTGCGCACCAGCGTGCGCGAGCTCGGCCGGACGGTCGTCATGGTGACGCACGACCCGGTCGCGGCGTCGTCGGCGGACCGGGTCGTCATGCTCGCCGACGGCCACGTCGCCGGCGAGATCGCCGACCCCACGCCCGACGCCGTCATCGACGGCCTGCGCCGGCTGGGCGGCTGA
- a CDS encoding ABC transporter permease, whose amino-acid sequence MRLFATLVVLGFRRWSTYRMATAAGAFTNTVFGLIKASITVGAIGAAGGTLAGYDAQTGATYAWLVQALIAPVNVFNWNELALRIRDGDVAIDLARPLDPQFAYLAGFLGRAAHQFIPRGAPPLLAGALITGLALPATPLPYLLAAVSVVLGVSVSFSVWWLVNLSAFWLIELRGVLTLNVVAMGILSGLVIPVHWFPGWLSTLAALTPYPSMLQAPVDVLMGRAEGTAALGVLAIQAAWLTGVLLLGRLVFARGARKLVVQGG is encoded by the coding sequence GTGCGCCTGTTCGCGACGCTCGTCGTCCTCGGCTTCCGCCGCTGGTCGACGTACCGCATGGCGACCGCCGCCGGCGCGTTCACGAACACCGTCTTCGGCCTGATCAAGGCGTCCATCACGGTCGGCGCCATCGGGGCGGCGGGCGGCACGCTGGCCGGATACGACGCGCAGACCGGCGCCACGTACGCGTGGCTGGTGCAGGCCCTCATCGCGCCCGTCAACGTGTTCAACTGGAACGAGCTGGCGCTGCGCATCCGCGACGGCGACGTCGCCATCGACCTCGCCCGCCCGCTCGACCCGCAGTTCGCCTACCTCGCCGGGTTCCTCGGCCGCGCCGCCCACCAGTTCATCCCGCGCGGCGCGCCGCCGCTGCTGGCCGGCGCGCTGATCACCGGGCTGGCGCTGCCGGCGACGCCGCTGCCGTACCTGCTCGCCGCGGTCAGCGTCGTGCTGGGCGTCTCGGTGTCGTTCTCGGTCTGGTGGCTGGTGAACCTGTCCGCGTTCTGGCTGATCGAGCTGCGCGGCGTGCTCACCCTGAACGTCGTGGCCATGGGCATCCTGTCCGGCCTGGTCATCCCGGTGCACTGGTTCCCGGGCTGGCTGTCCACCCTCGCCGCGCTGACGCCGTACCCGTCGATGCTGCAGGCGCCGGTCGACGTCCTCATGGGGCGAGCGGAGGGGACGGCGGCGCTCGGCGTGCTGGCCATCCAGGCGGCCTGGCTGACCGGCGTCCTGCTGCTGGGCCGGCTGGTGTTCGCCCGCGGCGCCCGGAAGCTGGTGGTGCAGGGTGGCTGA
- a CDS encoding ABC transporter permease: MAERWRPYRVLLGSRMRSQTAYRRSFVSDLLGSLSIGLMEFAEVYVLFANVDLLGELDFAAAALLFALANVGFSIADLLVGHVDNLPVYLREGTLDAYLLRPLPVLAQLITSDVSLRRLGRVAVSVLILVIALPLNDIDWTAAKVALLVLTPLTGAAVFAGLFVCASAIQFWLVEGSEFSNAFTYGGAYASSYPSSIFSLPMRLLFTFVVPAAFTAYLPVLALLDLPGPPGTPHWLGWCTPLAAVAVWAVALVGWRTGLRHYTGTGS, encoded by the coding sequence GTGGCTGAGCGCTGGCGTCCGTACCGGGTGCTCCTGGGGTCGCGGATGCGGTCGCAGACGGCGTACCGGCGCTCGTTCGTGTCCGACCTGCTGGGCAGCCTCAGCATCGGGCTGATGGAGTTCGCCGAGGTCTACGTCCTGTTCGCCAACGTCGACCTGCTCGGCGAGCTGGACTTCGCCGCCGCGGCACTGTTGTTCGCACTGGCCAACGTCGGCTTCAGCATCGCCGACCTGCTGGTCGGGCACGTCGACAACCTGCCGGTGTACCTGCGCGAGGGGACGCTGGACGCGTACCTGCTGCGGCCGCTGCCGGTGCTGGCCCAGCTCATCACCAGCGACGTGTCGCTGCGCCGGCTCGGCCGGGTCGCCGTGTCCGTCCTCATCCTCGTGATCGCGCTGCCGCTCAACGACATCGACTGGACGGCAGCCAAGGTCGCGCTGCTCGTGCTGACGCCGCTGACCGGCGCCGCGGTCTTCGCCGGGCTGTTCGTCTGTGCGTCGGCCATCCAGTTCTGGCTGGTCGAGGGGTCGGAGTTCTCGAACGCCTTCACCTACGGCGGCGCCTACGCGTCCAGCTACCCGTCCAGCATCTTCAGCCTGCCGATGCGGCTGCTGTTCACGTTCGTCGTGCCGGCCGCGTTCACCGCCTACCTGCCGGTGCTGGCGCTGCTGGACCTGCCCGGGCCGCCGGGCACGCCGCACTGGCTGGGCTGGTGCACGCCCCTGGCCGCCGTCGCCGTCTGGGCCGTCGCTCTGGTGGGCTGGCGGACCGGCCTTCGCCACTACACCGGGACGGGATCATGA
- a CDS encoding winged helix-turn-helix transcriptional regulator, whose product MALGTDYGGQDCSLAKALELVGERWTPLILRDAFIGVRRYRDFLDHLDIPRAVLATRLQALVDAGVMTKERYQDAPPRDEYVLTAMGRDLWPALHLLSQWGERHLSEHGPRRVYTHLPCGSELRNGSCPTCGVVRPEDVEVRPGPGATQTRTDAVSVALREPHRLLEPLRTS is encoded by the coding sequence GTGGCGCTCGGAACCGACTACGGCGGCCAGGACTGCTCGCTGGCCAAGGCGCTGGAGCTGGTCGGCGAGCGGTGGACGCCGCTGATCCTCCGCGACGCCTTCATCGGCGTGCGCCGCTACCGCGACTTCCTCGACCATCTCGACATCCCGCGCGCGGTCCTCGCCACCCGGCTGCAGGCCCTGGTCGACGCCGGCGTCATGACGAAGGAGCGGTACCAGGACGCCCCGCCGCGCGACGAGTACGTGCTCACCGCCATGGGCCGCGACCTGTGGCCGGCGCTGCACCTGCTCAGCCAGTGGGGCGAGCGGCACCTCAGCGAGCACGGGCCACGACGCGTCTACACGCACCTGCCGTGCGGTTCGGAGCTGCGCAACGGCAGCTGCCCCACCTGCGGGGTCGTCCGGCCCGAGGACGTCGAGGTGCGGCCCGGCCCCGGCGCCACGCAGACCCGCACCGACGCCGTCAGCGTGGCGCTGCGCGAACCGCACCGGCTGCTCGAGCCGCTGCGTACGTCCTGA
- a CDS encoding ABC transporter ATP-binding protein — MTEPIIQVRDLRREFVVRSPAGRLRRARTVVAAVDGLSFDLAEGAAVGYIGANGAGKSTTIKMLTGILVPTEGTVRTCGLDPVRRRRDLARQIGVVFGQRSQLWWDLPLAESFRALAAIHRLPEASWPVRRDELVDRLDLGAFLATPVRQLSLGQRIRGEIAAALLHSPRLLILDEPTIGLDVLSKERLRVFLAEQRALHGTTLLLTTHDMDDVQRLTDRVLVVDHGRLVYDGTLPGLTAQVGAERVMVVDLVEPVADLGPVDGARRVAVESDGLRHRFAFTPERTTAGAILEAVGRRGQVRDLAIEEPDIEDVVRRLYLAPSAVRRSTDAGPAATA; from the coding sequence ATGACCGAGCCGATCATCCAGGTGCGCGACCTGCGCCGCGAGTTCGTCGTCCGCAGCCCGGCCGGCCGGCTGCGCCGCGCGCGCACCGTCGTCGCCGCCGTCGACGGGCTGAGCTTCGACCTCGCCGAGGGCGCGGCCGTCGGCTACATCGGGGCGAACGGCGCCGGGAAGTCGACCACCATCAAGATGCTGACCGGGATCCTGGTGCCGACGGAGGGGACGGTGCGCACCTGCGGGCTGGACCCCGTCCGGCGGCGGCGCGACCTGGCCCGGCAGATCGGCGTCGTGTTCGGGCAGCGCAGCCAGCTGTGGTGGGACCTGCCGCTGGCGGAGTCGTTCCGCGCGCTGGCCGCGATCCACCGGCTGCCCGAGGCGTCCTGGCCGGTCCGCCGCGACGAGCTGGTGGACCGGCTCGACCTCGGCGCGTTCCTGGCGACGCCGGTGCGCCAGCTCTCGCTCGGCCAGCGGATCCGCGGCGAGATCGCGGCGGCGCTGCTGCACTCGCCGCGGCTGCTCATCCTGGACGAGCCCACCATCGGGCTGGACGTGCTGAGCAAGGAGCGGCTGCGGGTGTTCCTCGCCGAACAGCGGGCGCTGCACGGCACGACCCTGCTGCTCACGACGCACGACATGGACGACGTGCAGCGGCTCACCGACCGCGTGCTGGTGGTCGACCACGGCCGGCTGGTCTACGACGGGACGCTGCCCGGGCTGACGGCGCAGGTCGGCGCGGAGCGCGTCATGGTCGTGGACCTGGTCGAGCCGGTGGCCGACCTCGGTCCCGTCGACGGCGCCCGCCGCGTCGCCGTCGAGTCCGACGGGCTGCGGCACCGGTTCGCGTTCACGCCGGAACGGACGACGGCGGGCGCGATCCTGGAGGCGGTCGGGCGCCGCGGCCAGGTGCGCGACCTCGCCATCGAGGAACCCGACATCGAGGACGTCGTGCGCCGCCTCTACCTCGCCCCGAGCGCGGTGCGCCGGTCTACCGACGCCGGTCCCGCAGCAACAGCATGA
- a CDS encoding MFS transporter encodes MTSPSATLQASAAATGRPPRVTLLVASAATLLVLMNYTAPLATLRDIGASLDLGHAAVTWTLNGVPLGLAALSLAAGSVADDYGRKRVFLVGLGVLAAAMVGGAMAPTATVFVVARVVQGAASAALLASSLGLIAHAHPDGHARLRATTVWGATVSAGIAVGPIVAAAPVPGGWRTAYVVFAVLGVVIAGIGAVVLDESRAPVRRRFDGLGVTTLGLGLSALFTALIQVRDGVTVSAVVFAVAAVALLGGFVLAEWRGREPMLDLRLFARRDFVAATVGALATGVAVIGFFSYLPTLMQQGLGLSAMSTALLSSLWAGIAFVVALEVRRLARHWPGWAIVSAGLGLSAVGTVALLGFLDAGSWQRLLPGLVVAGVGSGLVNGILPRLAVDSVPPRSAAMGSGANSAARYVGAAIGVAVAVAVVGAAGPDLSHATDVMLMTGAALAAVSALLMLLLRDRRR; translated from the coding sequence ATGACCTCGCCGTCCGCCACCCTCCAGGCCAGCGCCGCCGCCACCGGCCGGCCGCCGCGGGTGACCCTGCTCGTGGCCAGCGCCGCCACGCTGCTGGTGCTGATGAACTACACCGCCCCACTGGCGACGCTGCGCGACATCGGGGCGAGTCTCGACCTCGGCCATGCGGCGGTGACGTGGACGCTCAACGGCGTCCCGCTCGGCCTGGCCGCGCTGAGCCTCGCCGCGGGCAGCGTCGCCGACGACTACGGCCGCAAGCGGGTGTTCCTGGTCGGCCTCGGCGTGCTGGCCGCCGCGATGGTGGGCGGCGCGATGGCCCCGACGGCGACGGTGTTCGTCGTCGCCCGCGTGGTCCAGGGCGCCGCCAGCGCCGCGCTGCTGGCCAGCAGCCTCGGCCTGATCGCGCACGCCCACCCGGACGGCCACGCGCGGCTGCGCGCCACCACCGTCTGGGGTGCGACGGTCAGCGCCGGCATCGCCGTCGGCCCGATCGTCGCCGCGGCCCCCGTGCCCGGCGGCTGGCGGACGGCGTACGTCGTGTTCGCGGTGCTCGGTGTCGTCATCGCGGGCATCGGCGCGGTCGTGCTGGACGAGTCGCGCGCGCCGGTGCGGCGGCGGTTCGACGGCCTCGGCGTCACCACGCTGGGCCTCGGCCTGTCGGCGCTGTTCACCGCGTTGATCCAGGTGCGCGACGGCGTGACGGTGTCGGCCGTGGTGTTCGCGGTGGCCGCCGTCGCGCTGCTCGGCGGGTTCGTCCTGGCCGAGTGGCGTGGCCGCGAGCCGATGCTCGACCTGCGCCTGTTCGCCCGGCGCGACTTCGTGGCCGCGACCGTGGGCGCGCTGGCCACCGGCGTCGCCGTCATCGGCTTCTTCAGCTACCTGCCGACGCTGATGCAGCAGGGCCTCGGGCTGTCGGCGATGTCGACGGCGCTGCTGTCGTCGCTGTGGGCGGGCATCGCGTTCGTCGTCGCGCTGGAGGTGCGCCGGCTGGCCCGGCACTGGCCCGGCTGGGCGATCGTCTCCGCCGGGCTGGGGCTGTCCGCCGTCGGCACGGTCGCGCTGCTCGGGTTCCTCGACGCCGGGTCCTGGCAGCGGCTGCTGCCCGGCCTCGTCGTCGCCGGGGTCGGCAGCGGCCTGGTCAACGGGATCCTGCCGCGGCTGGCGGTCGACTCGGTCCCGCCCCGCAGCGCGGCGATGGGCTCCGGCGCCAACAGCGCGGCCCGCTACGTCGGCGCGGCCATCGGCGTCGCCGTCGCGGTCGCCGTGGTGGGTGCGGCGGGGCCCGATCTCTCCCACGCCACCGACGTCATGCTCATGACCGGCGCCGCGCTGGCCGCGGTGAGCGCGCTGCTCATGCTGTTGCTGCGGGACCGGCGTCGGTAG
- the add gene encoding adenosine deaminase yields MPIRPVETLPKVQSHLHLTGAMRPATLDELATRHGIAVPPLAALTGGPYEWAVFQGRYDAARAAIRTPDDVARVVREAAEDDAAGGCGWSELQVDPTSYAPALGGLEAAVEAVLTAAAAAPLPMGVVVASSWARSGEHAATLARLAARYAGAGVVGFGLSNDERLGRVDDFAPAFRIAADAGLLRTPHGGFFTGPAHVRACVEVLGATRIGHGTSAVADPAVMALLAERGVALELCPSSYPPFGVHALDELPVRTLLAAGVPVTVGSDDPLLFAVGLAGQYALCRDALGLADAELAALARASITSSAAPSPLRETLLDGVDAWLAD; encoded by the coding sequence GTGCCGATCCGTCCCGTCGAGACGCTGCCGAAGGTCCAGTCGCACCTGCACCTCACCGGGGCGATGCGCCCAGCCACGCTGGACGAGCTGGCCACACGGCACGGCATCGCGGTGCCGCCGCTGGCCGCGCTGACCGGCGGACCGTACGAGTGGGCCGTCTTCCAGGGCCGCTACGACGCCGCGCGCGCGGCCATCCGCACCCCCGACGACGTCGCGCGGGTGGTCCGCGAGGCGGCCGAGGACGACGCCGCCGGCGGCTGCGGCTGGTCCGAACTGCAGGTCGACCCGACGTCGTACGCGCCGGCATTGGGCGGGCTGGAGGCGGCGGTCGAGGCGGTCCTGACGGCGGCCGCGGCGGCGCCGCTGCCGATGGGCGTCGTCGTGGCCTCCAGCTGGGCCCGCTCCGGCGAGCACGCGGCGACGCTGGCACGGCTGGCCGCCCGCTACGCCGGTGCCGGCGTCGTCGGCTTCGGGTTGTCCAACGACGAACGGCTGGGCCGGGTCGACGACTTCGCCCCGGCGTTCCGCATCGCCGCCGACGCCGGGCTGCTGCGCACCCCGCACGGCGGCTTCTTCACCGGGCCGGCGCACGTGCGGGCGTGTGTGGAGGTGCTCGGCGCCACCCGGATCGGGCACGGCACGTCCGCCGTCGCCGACCCCGCCGTCATGGCGCTGCTGGCCGAGCGCGGGGTGGCGCTGGAGCTGTGCCCGTCGTCGTACCCGCCGTTCGGGGTGCACGCGCTGGACGAGCTGCCGGTGCGGACGCTGCTCGCGGCCGGTGTCCCGGTGACGGTCGGCAGCGACGACCCGCTGCTGTTCGCCGTCGGGCTGGCCGGCCAGTACGCGCTGTGCCGCGACGCGCTCGGTCTGGCCGACGCCGAGCTGGCCGCGCTGGCCCGCGCCTCGATCACGTCGTCGGCGGCGCCGTCACCGCTGCGCGAAACGCTGCTGGACGGCGTGGACGCCTGGCTCGCGGACTAG
- a CDS encoding LacI family DNA-binding transcriptional regulator, with translation MGEHRATLAAVAARAGVSPSTASLAFSGSGPVAESTRERVLAAARELGYAGPDPLARSLRRGRSGIVGAVVGERLLYAFRDPVAVALLDGIAEALSPSGTGLLLLSGDAQHGSPTPEQVSRMPVDAVVFATCGRDDDPLLDLFIGRGVPVVAIDGPDRPEVTLLRIDDYGGALDLAKHVAGLGHQRVAVAALPLRLDGRSGLVDDARRAVVGFADCRARLTATEDVFGRVPVAEAPSNVVEEGERTGRLLLSAPRRPTAIIAQSDLLAVGVIRAAEALGLRVPDDLTVVGYDGIDTPWLGDRVLTTVVQPMVEKGQLTGRMVTELLAGRRPADVHLPVHLRVGATSAPPPA, from the coding sequence GTGGGCGAGCACCGGGCGACGCTGGCGGCGGTGGCCGCGCGGGCCGGCGTGTCCCCGTCCACCGCGTCGCTGGCGTTCAGCGGCTCCGGTCCGGTGGCCGAGTCCACCCGGGAACGGGTGCTGGCCGCGGCCCGCGAGCTGGGCTACGCCGGGCCCGACCCGCTGGCCAGGTCGCTGCGCCGCGGCCGCTCCGGCATCGTCGGCGCGGTGGTCGGCGAGCGGCTGCTGTACGCGTTCCGCGACCCGGTCGCCGTCGCGCTGCTCGACGGCATCGCCGAGGCGCTCAGCCCGTCCGGCACCGGCCTGCTGCTGCTCTCCGGCGACGCCCAGCACGGCAGCCCGACCCCGGAGCAGGTGTCGCGCATGCCGGTCGACGCCGTGGTGTTCGCCACGTGCGGCCGCGACGACGACCCGCTGCTCGACCTCTTCATCGGCCGCGGCGTGCCGGTGGTCGCCATCGACGGGCCGGACCGCCCCGAGGTCACGCTGCTGCGCATCGACGACTACGGCGGCGCGCTCGACCTCGCCAAGCACGTCGCCGGGCTGGGTCACCAGCGCGTTGCCGTCGCCGCGCTGCCGCTGCGCCTCGACGGCCGCAGCGGGCTGGTCGACGACGCCCGCCGGGCCGTCGTCGGGTTCGCCGACTGCCGGGCCCGGCTCACCGCCACCGAGGACGTCTTCGGGCGGGTGCCGGTCGCCGAGGCGCCCAGCAACGTCGTCGAGGAGGGTGAGCGGACCGGCCGGTTGCTGCTCTCGGCGCCGCGGCGGCCCACGGCGATCATCGCGCAGAGCGACCTGCTCGCCGTCGGCGTCATCCGGGCGGCCGAGGCGCTGGGGCTGCGGGTGCCCGACGACCTCACCGTCGTCGGCTACGACGGCATCGACACCCCCTGGTTGGGCGATCGCGTCCTGACGACGGTGGTGCAGCCGATGGTGGAGAAGGGCCAGCTGACCGGCCGCATGGTCACCGAGCTGCTGGCCGGGCGGCGTCCGGCCGACGTGCACCTGCCGGTCCACCTGCGGGTCGGCGCCACGTCCGCCCCGCCGCCGGCCTAG
- a CDS encoding FtsX-like permease family protein, whose translation MRSIVLAGLRAHLLRLVLTGLVVVLSVGFTAATLILTDSLDAGTRKELAADAEGVDLAVLAPDGATLSPDEIAAVAEAGGVAAAAPRSGVSVHTVDTDGRIDPFATARLLAAPLGADVPDGGVLLDRRSADRLGLAEGDEITVAAEGTADLTTLPIAGLTELSADGIDDLELTAGWDLVREFADPPGASRVDLRLEDGADAAAVRAALPGGYDVVTGSELAQQLMDSSSQREALRIPLLMLGAVSLIVAAFVIANTFRILVAQRTRELALLRTVGATRRQVLRGVLAESLAIGLAGSLVGVGAGALTALVTGSVLGESMVLTVTAATVAWSVAIGVLMTVGSALLPARAATRVAPLAALQTVPDGADSRTTGRARITFGVLGLVVGTLMLLAGAASGTSGGGAGLILVVFGAAVCFLGLLILGPKVVPPLVRAIGAVAARLSGGSRSTAELATANAVRNPRRVAATTAALLIGVTTVAGFLTVVESSRQSVGAVVDGRIPADFAVRTATADPIPDDVARAIEALPETGSVVQDGADLLAVNAADGVDDDDARSAIVDATAEHPELSVQSFAQRRAEFEENLNEAVNLVLAILALALVIAFIGIANTLSLSVHERTREIGLLRALGLTRRQTRVMLGVEAALMGAVAAVVGSVAGAAFAWAAVSSLEELGFVVPWGQLAISAAVATLLGVLASIAPGQRAARTSPVMALAAE comes from the coding sequence ATGCGATCGATCGTGCTGGCGGGGCTGCGCGCCCATCTGCTGCGGCTGGTGCTGACCGGCCTGGTCGTCGTGCTGTCGGTGGGCTTCACCGCGGCGACGCTGATCCTCACCGACTCGCTGGACGCGGGCACCCGCAAGGAGCTGGCCGCCGACGCCGAGGGGGTGGACCTCGCGGTGCTCGCGCCGGACGGCGCGACGTTGTCGCCGGACGAGATCGCCGCCGTCGCCGAGGCCGGCGGGGTGGCCGCGGCCGCGCCGCGGAGCGGGGTGAGCGTGCACACCGTCGACACCGACGGGCGGATCGACCCGTTCGCGACCGCCCGGCTGCTGGCCGCGCCGCTGGGCGCCGACGTGCCGGACGGCGGCGTGCTGCTGGACCGGCGCTCGGCCGACCGGCTGGGCCTGGCCGAGGGCGACGAGATCACCGTGGCGGCCGAGGGCACGGCCGACCTGACCACGCTGCCGATCGCCGGCCTGACCGAGCTGTCCGCCGACGGCATCGACGACCTCGAGCTCACCGCGGGCTGGGACCTCGTCCGCGAGTTCGCCGACCCGCCCGGCGCCTCGCGGGTGGACCTGCGGCTGGAGGACGGCGCCGACGCGGCCGCCGTCCGGGCTGCGCTGCCCGGCGGGTACGACGTCGTCACCGGGAGCGAGCTGGCGCAGCAGCTGATGGACTCCTCGTCGCAGCGTGAGGCGCTGCGGATCCCGCTGCTGATGCTCGGCGCGGTGTCGCTGATCGTGGCGGCGTTCGTCATCGCGAACACGTTCCGGATCCTGGTCGCCCAGCGCACCCGGGAGCTGGCGCTGCTGCGCACCGTCGGCGCGACCCGGCGCCAGGTGCTGCGCGGCGTGCTGGCGGAGTCGCTCGCGATCGGGCTGGCCGGCAGCCTCGTCGGCGTCGGGGCCGGAGCGCTGACGGCGCTCGTGACGGGCTCGGTGCTGGGCGAGTCGATGGTGCTGACGGTCACCGCGGCGACGGTGGCGTGGTCGGTCGCGATCGGCGTGCTGATGACCGTCGGGTCGGCGCTGCTGCCGGCCCGGGCCGCGACCCGGGTGGCGCCGCTGGCCGCGTTGCAGACGGTGCCCGACGGCGCCGACAGCCGCACCACGGGACGGGCCCGGATCACGTTCGGCGTGCTGGGGCTGGTGGTCGGCACGCTGATGCTGCTGGCCGGCGCGGCGTCGGGGACGTCCGGCGGCGGAGCCGGGCTAATCCTCGTCGTGTTCGGTGCGGCGGTCTGCTTCCTCGGCCTGCTGATCCTCGGCCCGAAGGTGGTGCCGCCGCTGGTCCGCGCGATCGGCGCGGTGGCCGCCCGGCTGTCCGGTGGTTCGCGGTCGACGGCCGAGCTGGCCACGGCGAACGCGGTGCGCAACCCGCGCCGGGTGGCGGCCACGACGGCGGCGCTGCTGATCGGCGTCACGACGGTGGCCGGCTTCCTCACCGTCGTGGAGTCGTCCCGGCAGAGCGTGGGCGCGGTCGTCGACGGCCGGATACCGGCCGACTTCGCCGTCCGCACCGCCACCGCCGACCCGATCCCGGACGACGTCGCGCGGGCGATCGAGGCGCTGCCGGAGACCGGCTCGGTGGTCCAGGACGGCGCCGACCTGCTGGCCGTCAACGCGGCCGACGGCGTGGACGACGACGATGCGCGGTCGGCGATCGTCGACGCGACCGCGGAGCACCCCGAGTTGTCCGTGCAGAGCTTCGCCCAGCGGCGCGCCGAGTTCGAGGAGAACCTGAACGAGGCCGTCAACCTGGTGCTGGCGATCCTGGCGCTGGCGCTGGTGATCGCATTCATCGGCATCGCCAACACCCTGTCGCTGTCGGTGCACGAGCGGACCCGCGAGATCGGGCTGCTGCGGGCGCTCGGCCTGACCCGCCGGCAGACCCGGGTGATGCTCGGCGTCGAGGCGGCGCTCATGGGCGCGGTGGCGGCGGTGGTCGGGTCGGTGGCCGGCGCGGCGTTCGCCTGGGCCGCCGTCTCCAGCCTCGAGGAGCTCGGGTTCGTCGTGCCGTGGGGGCAGCTGGCGATCAGCGCCGCCGTCGCGACCCTGCTCGGCGTGCTGGCCTCGATCGCCCCCGGCCAGCGGGCGGCGCGCACCTCACCGGTCATGGCGCTCGCGGCCGAGTGA
- a CDS encoding Rossmann-like and DUF2520 domain-containing protein: MTEERPARLDVGVVGTGRVGAVLGAALARAGHHVVAGYGVSLTSRTRAGALLPDVPLVDVPQVFARAGLVLLAVPDDALPALVEGLAATNTVRPGQLVVHTSGRYGVGVLEPATKAGALPLALHPAMTFTGTSVDLQRLSGATFGVTAPEPLWPVAEALVVEMGADPVRVAEEHRALYHAALSHGANHLVTLINEAMDLLRSAGVAEPDKVLAPLLSAALDNSLRQGDDALTGPVSRGDAGTVASHLAEIAAARPESVSTYVALARRTAGRALAAGRLKAGDAEALIDVLAEPPSAL; this comes from the coding sequence ATGACGGAGGAACGGCCGGCGCGGCTCGACGTCGGCGTCGTCGGTACCGGGCGGGTGGGCGCGGTGCTCGGCGCGGCGCTGGCCCGGGCCGGGCACCACGTGGTCGCCGGCTACGGCGTCTCGCTCACCAGCCGCACCCGGGCCGGTGCGCTGCTGCCGGACGTGCCGCTGGTCGACGTGCCGCAGGTGTTCGCCCGCGCCGGGCTGGTGCTGCTCGCCGTCCCCGACGACGCGCTGCCGGCGCTGGTCGAAGGGCTGGCCGCCACGAACACCGTCCGGCCCGGCCAGCTGGTGGTGCACACCAGCGGCCGGTACGGCGTCGGCGTGCTGGAACCGGCGACGAAGGCCGGCGCGCTGCCGCTGGCGCTGCACCCGGCCATGACGTTCACCGGCACGTCGGTCGACCTCCAGCGGCTGTCCGGCGCGACGTTCGGGGTCACGGCGCCGGAGCCGCTGTGGCCGGTGGCCGAGGCGCTGGTCGTCGAGATGGGCGCCGACCCGGTCCGCGTCGCCGAGGAGCACCGCGCGCTGTACCACGCGGCGCTCTCGCACGGGGCGAACCACCTGGTCACACTGATCAACGAGGCCATGGACCTGCTCCGCTCGGCCGGCGTCGCCGAGCCCGACAAGGTGCTGGCGCCGCTGCTCTCCGCGGCGCTCGACAACAGCCTGCGCCAGGGCGACGACGCGCTGACCGGTCCGGTCTCGCGCGGCGACGCCGGCACCGTCGCCAGCCACCTCGCCGAGATCGCCGCGGCCCGGCCGGAGTCGGTGAGCACGTACGTCGCGTTGGCGCGGCGCACGGCGGGCCGGGCGCTGGCCGCCGGGCGGCTCAAGGCCGGCGACGCCGAGGCGCTGATCGACGTGCTCGCCGAGCCGCCGTCCGCGCTCTGA